One window of the Marinifilum sp. JC120 genome contains the following:
- a CDS encoding 30S ribosomal protein S9 has product MSKDFNYATGRRKNAVARTRLYEGTGAITVNGKPYEDYFPRKTLQMIVQQPLKLTKNLGKFDIKVNADGGGVAGQAQAVRHGISRALIEIDPELRAILKRAGLLTRDARKKERKKYGQPGARAKFQYSKR; this is encoded by the coding sequence ATGAGTAAAGATTTCAATTACGCTACCGGCAGAAGAAAAAACGCTGTTGCCCGTACCCGCCTTTATGAGGGAACCGGTGCAATTACCGTTAACGGTAAACCTTACGAAGATTACTTTCCTCGTAAAACCTTACAGATGATCGTTCAGCAGCCCCTGAAACTCACCAAAAACCTTGGCAAATTTGACATCAAAGTCAACGCCGACGGTGGTGGAGTTGCAGGTCAGGCACAGGCTGTAAGACACGGCATCTCCCGTGCACTTATTGAGATAGATCCCGAACTTCGTGCTATCCTCAAACGTGCTGGTCTCCTGACTCGTGACGCTCGTAAGAAAGAGCGTAAAAAATACGGTCAGCCCGGCGCACGTGCAAAATTCCAGTACTCCAAACGTTAA
- a CDS encoding 50S ribosomal protein L13, whose product MKTYIPKDEDISREWFVVDAEDMILGRLATQIANKLRGKDKPIFTPHIDTGDFVVVLNADKIKVTGNKLEKKTYYKHTNHPGGLKERTLKVMLEKKPEVVIETAVRGMLPKSRLGRQMIKKLKVYTGTDHPHTAQQPKALEF is encoded by the coding sequence ATGAAGACATATATCCCCAAAGATGAAGACATCAGCCGCGAGTGGTTCGTAGTTGATGCTGAAGATATGATTCTCGGTCGCCTTGCTACCCAGATCGCCAACAAACTCAGAGGAAAAGATAAGCCTATCTTCACTCCTCACATTGATACCGGCGATTTCGTTGTCGTGCTGAATGCAGACAAAATCAAGGTTACCGGAAACAAGTTGGAAAAGAAGACCTACTACAAGCACACCAACCACCCCGGTGGTTTGAAAGAAAGAACTCTCAAGGTTATGCTTGAGAAGAAGCCTGAAGTAGTCATCGAAACCGCAGTCCGCGGCATGCTCCCCAAGAGCCGCCTCGGCAGACAGATGATCAAAAAACTGAAAGTATACACAGGTACTGATCATCCGCACACTGCACAGCAGCCCAAAGCACTGGAATTCTAA